A stretch of the Erinaceus europaeus chromosome 23, mEriEur2.1, whole genome shotgun sequence genome encodes the following:
- the LOC103122260 gene encoding CD209 antigen-like isoform X1: protein MAEMHSSEEPGGYAVAAHQIQSSLEGIREQVAQMNITLTALCYPCPRGWEHFEESCYFFSRSQKTWEASVAACQNLKAQLVIINSEAEERFLQAWEVRNKKRTWIGLSDQHHEGSWHWVDGTPLQLSFWNEGEPNNISEEDCAEYFVDGWNDSLCHLEKACICEKASSPCQPL, encoded by the exons CTGTTGCTGCTCATCAAATACAGTCGAGTCTGGAGGGGATCCGTGAACAGGTGGCTCAGATGAACATCACCCTGA CCGCCTTGTGCTACCCCTGCCCGCGGGGCTGGGAGCATTTTGAGGAGAGCTGCTATTTCTTCTCTCGCTCCCAAAAGACCTGGGAAGCATCCGTGGCTGCCTGTCAGAACCTGAAGGCTCAATTGGTGATCATCAATAGTGAGGCAGAGGAG AGGTTTCTGCAGGCTTGGGAAGTCAGGAATAAGAAACGCACCTGGATTGGCCTCAGCGACCAGCACCACGAGGGGTCCTGGCATTGGGTGGACGGGACCCCCCTCCAGCTCAG CTTCTGGAATGAGGGGGAGCCCAACAATATCTCGGAGGAAGACTGCGCAGAGTATTTCGTGGACGGCTGGAATGACAGCTTGTGTCACCTGGAGAAAGCGTGCATCTGTGAGAAGGCCTCCAGTCCCTGCCAGCCGCTCTGA
- the LOC103122260 gene encoding CD209 antigen-like isoform X2: MNITLTALCYPCPRGWEHFEESCYFFSRSQKTWEASVAACQNLKAQLVIINSEAEERFLQAWEVRNKKRTWIGLSDQHHEGSWHWVDGTPLQLSFWNEGEPNNISEEDCAEYFVDGWNDSLCHLEKACICEKASSPCQPL, translated from the exons ATGAACATCACCCTGA CCGCCTTGTGCTACCCCTGCCCGCGGGGCTGGGAGCATTTTGAGGAGAGCTGCTATTTCTTCTCTCGCTCCCAAAAGACCTGGGAAGCATCCGTGGCTGCCTGTCAGAACCTGAAGGCTCAATTGGTGATCATCAATAGTGAGGCAGAGGAG AGGTTTCTGCAGGCTTGGGAAGTCAGGAATAAGAAACGCACCTGGATTGGCCTCAGCGACCAGCACCACGAGGGGTCCTGGCATTGGGTGGACGGGACCCCCCTCCAGCTCAG CTTCTGGAATGAGGGGGAGCCCAACAATATCTCGGAGGAAGACTGCGCAGAGTATTTCGTGGACGGCTGGAATGACAGCTTGTGTCACCTGGAGAAAGCGTGCATCTGTGAGAAGGCCTCCAGTCCCTGCCAGCCGCTCTGA
- the LOC132535499 gene encoding C-type lectin domain family 4 member G-like isoform X1 — protein sequence MDDVVYGNMGRGLWEDPTVSRQKCRSPAPGPCAEGTSGPRQCWGRRTVLVALGLSATAVLCVIILSVLLARVSQSLTSTRKDLKDFRAELSLATGLQNRSCQLCSTWWLPAQGSCYFFSQAQATWAEAQLLCLASGAHLVVVGDPEEQNFLERNNENRTSWLGLRGIRQLGKIQRYLWVDDSQLIFSYWNQGEPNDEKGVEDCVLMLSTNLWNDAPCDKSYSWICEKKPKC from the exons atgGACGACGTCGTGTATGGCAACATGGgcagaggactctgggaggaCCCCACAG TCTCCAGGCAGAAATGCAGGAGTCCAGCCCCCGGTCCCTGTGCAGAAGGCACCTCAGGGCCCCGGCAATGCTGGGGACGCAGAACCGTCCTGGTAGCCCTGGGTCTCTCGGCCACCGCAGTCCTGTGTGTCATCATTCTGAGCGTCCTGCTGGCGAGGG TCAGCCAGAGTCTGACCAGTACGAGGAAAGACCTCAAGGACTTCCGCGCTGAGCTGTCCCTGGCGACTGGGCTTCAGAACC GCTCCTGCCAGCTGTGTTCTACATGGTGGCTGCCCGCCCAGGGCTCTTGCTACTTCTTCTCCCAGGCACAAGCCACGTGGGCTGAGGCCCAGCTTCTCTGCTTGGCATCTGGCGCTCACCTGGTGGTTGTGGGGGACCCGGAAGAGCAG aATTTTCTGGAGAGAAATAATGAGAACCGCACCTCCTGGCTGGGTCTCAGGGGAATCCGGCAGTTGGGCAAGATTCAGCGTTACCTGTGGGTAGATGACTCCCAGCTAATCTtcag CTACTGGAACCAGGGGGAACCCAATGATGAAAAAGGAGTTGAAGATTGTGTTTTGATGCTAAGTACCAACCTGTGGAATGACGCCCCTTGTGACAAGAGCTACAGCTGGATCTGTGAGAAGAAGCCAAAATGCTGA
- the LOC132535499 gene encoding C-type lectin domain family 4 member G-like isoform X2: MDDVVYGNMGRGLWEDPTVSRQKCRSPAPGPCAEGTSGPRQCWGRRTVLVALGLSATAVLCVIILSVLLARGSCQLCSTWWLPAQGSCYFFSQAQATWAEAQLLCLASGAHLVVVGDPEEQNFLERNNENRTSWLGLRGIRQLGKIQRYLWVDDSQLIFSYWNQGEPNDEKGVEDCVLMLSTNLWNDAPCDKSYSWICEKKPKC, translated from the exons atgGACGACGTCGTGTATGGCAACATGGgcagaggactctgggaggaCCCCACAG TCTCCAGGCAGAAATGCAGGAGTCCAGCCCCCGGTCCCTGTGCAGAAGGCACCTCAGGGCCCCGGCAATGCTGGGGACGCAGAACCGTCCTGGTAGCCCTGGGTCTCTCGGCCACCGCAGTCCTGTGTGTCATCATTCTGAGCGTCCTGCTGGCGAGGG GCTCCTGCCAGCTGTGTTCTACATGGTGGCTGCCCGCCCAGGGCTCTTGCTACTTCTTCTCCCAGGCACAAGCCACGTGGGCTGAGGCCCAGCTTCTCTGCTTGGCATCTGGCGCTCACCTGGTGGTTGTGGGGGACCCGGAAGAGCAG aATTTTCTGGAGAGAAATAATGAGAACCGCACCTCCTGGCTGGGTCTCAGGGGAATCCGGCAGTTGGGCAAGATTCAGCGTTACCTGTGGGTAGATGACTCCCAGCTAATCTtcag CTACTGGAACCAGGGGGAACCCAATGATGAAAAAGGAGTTGAAGATTGTGTTTTGATGCTAAGTACCAACCTGTGGAATGACGCCCCTTGTGACAAGAGCTACAGCTGGATCTGTGAGAAGAAGCCAAAATGCTGA